The following coding sequences are from one Salvia hispanica cultivar TCC Black 2014 chromosome 3, UniMelb_Shisp_WGS_1.0, whole genome shotgun sequence window:
- the LOC125212571 gene encoding gibberellin 2-beta-dioxygenase 8-like — translation MVASENDSNHMNQAVRMEDSPDPPFEATYKRLFDDVTAAPEVSAVAECELPMIDLNELNLGEFSRRACMKKIALASKEWGFFQVINHGICREVLEKMREEQVKLFAKPFSDKAANKDSNFSAGSYRWGTPLATCLRQLSWSEAFHVSLSDVLGSRDVHNNLSSIMEQYATMVSELSQKLVDILASELGQKSEFFKEKCVASTCYLRLNRYPACPIFPEMFGIMPHTDSDFITVLHQDQIGGLQLVKDGSWFAVKPNPQALVINIGDLFQAWSNNVYKSVEHRVVANPLHERFSTAYFFCPSYDTVIESGVYRSFSFGEYRKQVQEDVKIFGHKIGLTRFLLQTH, via the exons ATGGTGGCCTCGGAGAATGACTCGAACCATATGAACCAA gCGGTGAGAATGGAAGACTCGCCCGATCCACCATTCGAGGCGACATACAAGAGGCTATTCGATGACGTGACGGCGGCGCCGGAGGTCTCGGCGGTGGCGGAATGCGAGCTGCCGATGATCGACTTGAATGAGCTGAATCTCGGCGAGTTTTCGAGGCGGGCATGCATGAAGAAGATCGCTTTAGCTTCAAAGGAATGGGGTTTTTTCCAAGTGATAAATCATGGGATTTGTAGAGAggtgttggagaagatgaggGAGGAGCAAGTGAAGCTTTTCGCGAAGCCGTTTTCCGACAAGGCGGCCAACAAGGATTCGAACTTCTCAGCCGGGAGTTACCGGTGGGGGACGCCGTTGGCGACGTGCCTCAGGCAGCTGTCGTGGTCGGAGGCATTTCATGTGTCGTTGAGCGACGTACTTGGCTCACGTGATGTCCACAACAACCTCag CTCAATAATGGAGCAATATGCGACGATGGTGTCTGAATTATCTCAGAAATTGGTGGACATATTGGCATCAGAGCTGGGGCAGAAATCAGAATTCTTCAAAGAGAAATGTGTGGCAAGCACATGCTACCTTCGGTTGAACAGATACCCAGCTTGCCCTATTTTCCCAGAGATGTTTGGAATCATGCCACACACAGACAGTGACTTCATCACTGTCCTACACCAAGACCAAATCGGTGGCCTCCAGCTTGTCAAAGATGGCAGCTGGTTTGCTGTCAAACCCAATCCCCAAGCCCTTGTTATCAACATTGGGGATTTATTTCAG GCATGGAGTAATAATGTGTATAAGAGTGTGGAGCATAGGGTTGTGGCAAACCCTCTACATGAAAGGTTCTCAACGGCATACTTCTTCTGTCCATCATACGACACCGTTATAGAGAGTGGTGTTTATAGAAGCTTTAGCTTTGGAGAGTACAGGAAACAAGTCCAAGAAGATGTCAAGATTTTTGGCCATAAAATTGGACTCACAAGGTTTCTTCTACAAACTCATTAA